A window of Gemmatimonadota bacterium genomic DNA:
GAGTACGAGACGGATCCGTCCCGGCGGTACCCAGTCCGGTTCCTGTCGCGGGACGCCAGCGGAGACTTCAGACTGATCCATTCCGAGGGTCCCATGTACCTCCTCGGCACGGACCGCATGGGCCGCGACCTGCTCTCCCGCATGATCCACGGCGGCCGCGTATCGCTTACCGTAGGGATCATCGGCGTGTTCCTCAGCCTGATCCTCGGATCGGTCCTCGGCACGCTCTCCGGTTACTTCGGCGGCTGGATCGACCACGCCCTGCAGCGCGTCGTCGAGATCCTGGCCTCCTTTCCGCCGATCCCCCTCTGGATGGCCCTGGGGGCGGCGCTACCGGCCGGATGGACGAGCATCGAGACCTACCTGGGCATCACGATCATCCTGTCCATCATCAGCTGGGGCGGCCTGGCCCGCGAAGTCCGGGGCAAGGTCCTCGTGTTCCGGGAACAGGATTACACCACGGCGGCGCGGTCCGCCGGCGCGGGACACTGGTACATTGTCTCCCGCCACCTGTTGCCCGGGTGCTACAGCCACATCATCGTGGTGGCCACGCTGGCTATCCCGGGGATGATCCTGGGCGAAACGGCCCTGAGCTTCCTGGGCCTCGGCATCCGGCCGCCCATGACCAGCTGGGGCGTGCTGCTCGAAGAGGCGCAGCGTGTAACCGTGCTGCTC
This region includes:
- a CDS encoding ABC transporter permease, which produces MTTTTVDQAATVQDSGYLSYRTLIWRRFRKNRMGIAAGAVLAMFYFAALFAGTFSPYDHTEIRIQVRYLPPQDLHFDWSGGFYVNGLTSTQNPVTLELEYETDPSRRYPVRFLSRDASGDFRLIHSEGPMYLLGTDRMGRDLLSRMIHGGRVSLTVGIIGVFLSLILGSVLGTLSGYFGGWIDHALQRVVEILASFPPIPLWMALGAALPAGWTSIETYLGITIILSIISWGGLAREVRGKVLVFREQDYTTAARSAGAGHWYIVSRHLLPGCYSHIIVVATLAIPGMILGETALSFLGLGIRPPMTSWGVLLEEAQRVTVLLNHPWLLFPAAPVLVVVIAFNFLGDALRDAADPYS